The following coding sequences lie in one Lolium perenne isolate Kyuss_39 chromosome 2, Kyuss_2.0, whole genome shotgun sequence genomic window:
- the LOC127329642 gene encoding cullin-3B-like has translation MTLPIAAPGTDHSRHRSEISRTSLRTLSSAFSDFYAGNAEHLSYYTLYSCAYNVVAADHGEVLYTQVATTIATEVEKLAASLYSAASASDAEFLRELLGRWNKHCNAISMIGDVVMYLDRTFIQKTGKARVPELGLRAWREGMLDGLDGEVPLRLQAALLGIAGRERAGEAVDVALYDLTASATKMLLELGDSVYQEFFETPFLDETRWFYARESVQMLASPCTCGEYLRTVESMIDAEMARVSRCFDARMEEKVVAVVLTEMVEKNVARLVGMEGSGLASMLVDGSYSGPFRTACRR, from the exons ATGACGTTACCCATCGCCGCGCCCGGCACGGATCATAGCCGCCACCGATCTGAAATCTCCAGGACGTCCTTGCGGACGCTTTCCTCCGCCTTCAGCGATTTCTACGCCGGAAATGCGGAGCACCTCAGCTACTACACTCTCTACAG CTGCGCTTACAACGTGGTTGCTGCCGACCATGGCGAGGTGCTCTACACCCAGGTCGCGACCACCATAgcgacggaggtggagaagctcGCCGCGTCTCTCTACAGCGCCGCCTCCGCGTCTGACGCTGAGTTCCTGCGGGAGCTGCTGGGCAGGTGGAATAAGCATTGCAACGCCATTTCTATGATCGGCGACGTCGTCATGTACTTGGACCGGACGTTCATCCAGAAGACAGGCAAGGCGCGCGTCCCCGAGCTGGGCCTCAGGGCGTGGCGCGAAGGCATGCTCGACGGCCTCGACGGCGAAGTCCCGCTGAGGCTGCAAGCCGCGCTGCTGGGCATCGCGGGGCGAGAGCGGGCCGGCGAGGCCGTGGACGTCGCGCTCTACGACCTGACGGCCAGTGCGACGAAGATGCTGCTGGAGCTGGGCGATAGTGTGTACCAGGAATTCTTTGAGACGCCGTTCCTCGACGAGACCCGCTGGTTCTACGCCCGCGAGTCCGTCCAGATGCTCGCCTCGCCGTGCACCTGCGGCGAGTACCTGCGTACAGTCGAGTCCATGATCGACGCCGAGATGGCGAGGGTCTCCCGCTGCTTCGATGCTCGGATGGAGGAGAAGGTAGTGGCGGTGGTCCTGACTGAGATGGTCGAGAAGAACGTGGCGCGGCTGGTCGGCATGGAGGGCTCCGGTCTCGCGTCTATGCTCGTCGATGGCAGCTACTCCGGCCCGTTCAGGACGGCGTGCCGGCGATGA
- the LOC127330830 gene encoding cullin-3B-like, with amino-acid sequence MYPIPADSTVQRPPGRPTAPRSQPFKRVADPDLVVRSCLTLSSAFRQIYAGNAKDQNYETLYRCTYNVVRVGHGGEALYTQVATTMAAEVEKLAGSLDSTASAPDDHFLQELLSRWKTHSNAVEMISDVVIYMDRTFVLQRHKAPVSELGLRAWRDGMLRPDGGEVLGPHQDASATRARPGRRASDEGLHECSLPRDQEHGGRRRAVAVT; translated from the exons ATGTACCCGATCCCAGCAGACTCGACGGTCCAGAGGCCGCCGGGACGCCCTACAGCGCCACGAAGCCAGCCCTTCAAGCGTGTCGCCGACCCCGACctcgtcgtcaggtcctgcctgacGCTCTCCTCCGCCTTCCGCCAAATATACGCAGGAAACGCCAAAGACCAAAACTACGAGACTCTTTACAG GTGCACTTACAATGTGGTCCGTGTCGGCCATGGCGGTGAGGCGCTCTACACCCAGGTCGCGACCAccatggcggcggaggtggagaagcTCGCGGGGTCTCTCGACAGCACCGCCTCCGCGCCGGACGATCACTTCCTGCAGGAGCTGCTTAGCAGGTGGAAGACACACAGCAATGCCGTCGAAATGATCAGCGACGTGGTAATATACATGGACCGGACGTTTGTCCTGCAGAGGCACAAGGCGCCCGTCAGTGAGCTGGGCCTCAGGGCGTGGCGCGACGGTATGCTCCGCCCAGATGGTGGTGAG GTACTGGGACCTCACCAGGATGCATCGGCTACTCGGGCGCGTCCAGGGCGGCGTGCCAGCGATGAGGGACTGCATGAATGCTCACTTCCAAGAGATCAGGAACACGGCGGGCGACGACGAGCGGTTGCTGTCACGTGA
- the LOC127329644 gene encoding cullin-3A-like: MYPIPAADASATVQRPPGRRTAPRIQSFKRVADPDFVLRTCLTLSSAFRQIYAGNAQYLNFESLYRCTYNVCVGHGGEVLYTQVAATMAAEVEKLAGSLENTASAPDDEFLRELLGRWKKHSNAVTMIRDVVMYMERTFLEFRHKAPVPELGLRAWRDGMLRPDGEVLGPDQDASATRARPGRRASDEGLHECSLPRDQEHGGRRRAVAVT, from the exons ATGTACCCGATCCCAGCAGCAGACGCGAGCGCGACGGTCCAGAGGCCGCCGGGACGCCGTACAGCGCCACGAATCCAGTCCTTCAAGCGCGTCGCTGACCCCGACTTCGTCCTCAGGACCTGCCTGACGCTCTCCTCCGCCTTCCGCCAAATATACGCAGGAAACGCCCAATACCTCAACTTCGAGAGTCTCTACAG GTGCACATACAATGTTTGTGTCGGCCATGGCGGCGAAGTGCTCTACACCCAGGTCGCGGCCAccatggcggcggaggtggagaagcTTGCGGGGTCTCTCGAAAACACCGCATCCGCGCCGGACGATGAGTTCCTGCGGGAGCTGCTAGGCAGGTGGAAGAAGCACAGCAATGCCGTCACAATGATCCGCGACGTCGTAATGTACATGGAGCGGACGTTCCTCGAGTTCAGACACAAGGCGCCCGTCCCTGAGCTCGGCCTCAGGGCGTGGCGCGACGGTATGCTCCGCCCAGATGGTGAG GTACTGGGACCTGACCAGGATGCATCGGCTACTCGGGCGCGTCCAGGGCGGCGTGCCAGCGATGAGGGACTGCATGAATGCTCACTTCCAAGAGATCAGGAACACGGCGGGCGACGACGAGCGGTTGCTGTCACGTGA